Genomic segment of Apium graveolens cultivar Ventura chromosome 7, ASM990537v1, whole genome shotgun sequence:
CGACTTAAGTAACATAGAAGATTTTAGATGGCAGAGCCTTGATCACCCAGAAAACAATTTGCTACCAGCTGGCATGAAGTTTGGAATAGAGACCTTGTAAGTGGTATACACAGGATATTTTCATCATGGAGAAGTGTGGTTGATCCATCCCAAAGCAGTTTTACCAACCTGACTTGATCCTAATGGTTTTCCTAGCTCCTGTGTCAGAAGGTGCAGCAACTGAACAACTCAATGGTTACGGTTTTAAAGGCCTTGCCAGCTCGAAAGGAATTTTTGAAGACTGCATTTGTTTTCTGTGAAAATGAAATCTGTTATAGGTTTCATCTCATCAAATAAGTAAAATTAAATTTCAAGTAGAAAAATATGGTAAGGAGGTGGAAATTCAAATACTTATCGAAAttaagaaaatattttaaatctgATTTGTGATATAAAACCAAAGTCCATCATATTTTTTTCCTATATATATGGGTTCCCCTATTGTATTTAAGTCACATAGAAATTTTATAGTTTTTACAATGGTATGTAATTTTTCCGACCATACACTCTTCCTCTCCGTATTATTAATATGTTGTTTTCTTGTTTGTTTATATGTCTCCCTGGTTTTCTTTGTGGTGCCTGCTTATAATATGGTCGTGATCAGCTTTGTTTACTTTAAGTCTATAGTCACTTCCGTTTATAATATTTGTTTTACTTTGTTAGTTTATTAATACTATAACACAATATTAACACTGTGCAGTCGCAATTATTTTACATACCAATTATTGTGAATAACTGAATGTGATGATGCAGTGTTAGTGAGAGAAGTTagtttttgattgttttatttATGTAAGTTTTCTTTTTGACCATTATCTACGTATTGTAAGTTACGAAATATGACTGTTGTGAAAGTTGAtgagattttatttatttttctaactCTTGTGAAAGTTGAtgagattttatttatttttctaactCAACTGATGTTATAGCCATAATATAATATGTGATTCGTTATTTCAGAATTTGGCGAATAGCTTCATTGTTCATGCCTTCTTTTGGGTACCCAGCATTAATATCGACTCCAATGACGAAGAACTTGAAAAGAAAATCGAGTTGTTGACTGAAAAAGGAATCTGGTTTGCACAACACGGAGTTTTTCTCTGGAAGGATATGATGACGTATATTATCAATTAACGGTATGTTTCGTTTGTTGTAATTTGTTCTTGATTGTATATGCTCAATTTATATGCTTTATTATTGATATATACTTTTGTTTGGACATCTTGTATAGGTATATCTCAACTCATTGACGGCTTCCGAACGACAAAGGATATATGATATATGGTCAGGAGTAAAAACATGGAATGCTGACTACGATTACGATGATAACGAATTAGACATTGGTTTTGTAAAACAAAATTTCCGGTTCTTTATACAAGAGTATGGTAAACATGGTTTGGAATTGGATCTCAATGTACAACATTACCTGGAGTTATCTCTATACTTGTACAACAACAATTGTGATGAAATTATGCATATATTAAAGAATTTGGACTTATTTAGCGACAAAACCGGGTCAAATTTTGCATTGAAGTTGGTGGATGAGGGGAACGATAAGGCGGTTGATGTAGCAAATTATGTCAGCACCGCAGGTTTTGAAAGATTTTGGCGCAGTGCGAGTCAAACTTGCCCAGTTCCATCTGCTGTTCATGTTAGATGCACGAAAAAGGTTGGACATGGTGATAAAAAATTGTGCGTGGTACAAGAAATAAAGTATACAGTTCCGTATTCGAATCTGAGAGGCAATGGTACTGAAAACACTTATTACACATGCTTCTCTGAACCTGAAGCCGATCATACAAACACAAATCCGGACCACAATGTAATGTTACTTGTAAATGCAGAAGACCGGAAGATTTTGAATAGACATACTAAAGAATTGGTGAGCCATACTAAACAATTTGTGTTTCATTTGTATGTAGTTGTATTTTTTAATCATATTTTTGGTATGCTTGTTTTCTCAGGGTGGCAGGGCCGCACAGGCTAGAGAAAGCACAAGTAATGGAAGTTTCACAATAAGCATGGAGAATCTACTCAAATTTGGGACAAAGAACAAacgaaaaaataaaaataaggcATAAGTAATTATTTTCTTACGTATGTGTTTGTATGAGCACACTTATGTTTTAATGTCTTTGTGTGTTGTTCACTGCTACTTTTTTTTATACGTTTGGTTGTCGGAGGTGGATTTGCTGATTTACTAATAATGGTAGGATGGATTTAAAATTCTATGTTCAACAACTCTCTGTTTGTATTGTAATCTTCTAGTTTACAAAATATTCTCTTGAAGTTTAATCAAAATAGTACCAGACTAGCAGATTGGCCTTTATGTATTACATTTACAAGCCAGGTAAATGAATGAGACTTCCTGACTTCACTGCACAATATAtcaactaatatatatatatatatatacatatatatatatatatgtatatataaactTAAAAATTGTGCTGTACGGACTGTTTTGAAAATTGTAAGTctattttttttgctaattttGAATATTGTAAATCTATGCTGATGATAAATGGAACTTATTCAAACCAACATGAATTAATGAAACTTGCTGATATCTCTGCACATACTTATAAAAATATTGTGTATTTACAACTATATTTGTCTAGTAATTAAAAATCATGTAATTATATTAAACTAAAAGAAAATTCAGTACACTTGAAACAAAATAATTCAGTGCATgtaaaattaaaatacaaatgGGGTATACTTTTAAAAAATagtattattttttaaaaaatatctCACTAATTCTAAAATTTTGGATATTTCATCCGCATAATTTCCCTAATTACTTTTATGTACAATATTTTATTTGGTGAATGAGATTATTTGTAAAGATTCTCGTAGTTGAATACCATATTAAAAAAACGGGTTGAGTAATAAGTTATTTCAAGTGAAATGGTTgtaagaattttcagaaattgacTTCAACATGGAAAAATATATAGGTACCTAAAATTAACATGGAATCACGATAAAGAGGAAGTacacaaaaaaataattatattaagATTGACGAGAAAAGCAACTATGTAAATTACCAGCACTAACATAAATACAAAGTCCTGGAATCAAAGATGTTTAAAGGTATAATTCTTGAAATTATTTGATCTGCATGTCACTAGGTGGATCAGTGAATGGATATCAGTTTATGATGTGATGTTTGATTGGCTTTCTTTATATTTTGtacaaaatttatttaattttcttcTAATTATTCAAATTAGTTTAATCTTCTTCATATCATTACATCCTGATTTTTTTGACTTGACTATTAAATATTCAGAAAATACCATCGGCAAAAAGCTTTATTGACCTGATATTGAATGTGATTGCAGTATTTTAACACATCCCTCACCTTGGTTGGGTCAATCATCCCAGCAACCATCAAATCTTCATAGTTTCTGATAGCTGCATTATATCCATACTTCAGGTCGTCTGAGATAAGTACCTAGATTGAAATTTTTTATTTCAAATGAAAAGCACTACATCATAAAGCAACTATACCAAATCGAAAtgaaaaataaaagtaaaatcAAATGGTTTGAATTACATTTTTCACTGACAACACTTTCTTGAACACCAACATTTTTGGTAATTAACTTGAGAGGATAGCTTAAAGCTCTTTTAACTGTATCCGCCCCAACTTGTAAGTCACATCTAAGTGTTACTTCTCGATCACTTAGAGGACGGTTTCCCATAAAGTACTCCATAAATTTCTCTAGCATTTTTAAAGGTGGGGAAAATGAAATATACTTtatcaaattatttatataaagtTAACAAAGTTGCAAAGAGCATCGATTTCGACGTGAtcttgaaaatttattttatacaCCCGAGTATTGTCAACTGgtgaaattaataaaaaaaattacattttccTCATCATTCTCCACACTGTGCTTAATGACATCAACCTTTGGAGTTAGCCTTAAAAGAGTAAAGCTTCCCCAACAAGACCTTCCTCAATAGCTGCGTGAGAAATGTTTGGATAGATACCTTGGTTAGCCTCCCAATTTTGAAGCAACCATGTTCACAGTTACAACCTTTTTTTTTCCAGCAAAATATGCATACCTTTGTTGCATTGAGACTTAAGAGTATCATCTACTCTTACGTTTTTTTCTTCAACTCTGTTTCAGTTTGTATTCCAACCTATATATAAAGTGATTTAAAAGAACTATATTTTAGCGTGTCACCAATTAATAATCTTGAGTGTATTATTTCAGATTAAACATGCCTGAATGACAGCAACACCTCCAGAGAGCTCTGCAATTCATTCGTTAATCTTTTCCTTTCCAAACACAAATCCGAACCACAATGTAATGTTACTTGTGTAGAAGACCAGAAGATTTTGAATAGACATAGTAAAGAATTGGTGAGTCATAGTAAGCAATTTGTTTTTCAATTGTATGTAGTTATATTTTTTAATCACAtttttgattttcttgttttCTCAGGGAGGCAGGCTAGAGAAACCTCAAGTAATCGAAGTTTCACAAAAagtgttgacggaggaatttagTAACAACAAAGTTTGGTGAATGAGATTATTTGTAAAGATTCTCGTAGTTGAATACCATATTAAAAAAACTGGTTGAGTAATAAGTTATTTCAAGTGAAATGGTTgtaagaattttcagaaattgacTTCAACATGGAAAAATATATAGGTACCTAAAATTAACATGGAATCACGATAAAGAGGAAGTacacaaaaaaataattatattaagATTGACGAGAAAAGCAACTATGTAAATTACCAGCACTAACATAAATACAAAGTCCTGGAATCAAAGATGTTTAAAGGTATAATTCTTGAAATTATTTGATCTGCATGTCACTAGGTGGATCAGTGAATGGATATCAGTTTATGATGTGATGTTTGATTGGCTTTCTTTATATTTTGtacaaaatttatttaattttcttcTAATTATTCAAATTAGTTTAAGCTTCTTCATATCATTACATCCTGATTTTTTTGACTTGACTATTAAATATTCAGAAAATACCATCAGCAAAAAGCTTTATTGACCTGATATTGAATGTGCTTGCAGTATTTTAACACATCGCTCACCTTGGTTGGGTCAATCATCCCAGCAACCATCAAATCTTCATAGTTTCTGATAGCTGCATTATATCCATACTTCAGGTCGTCTGAGATAAGTACCTAGATTGAAATTTTTTATTTCAAATGAAAAGCACTACATCATAAAGCAACTATACCAAAtcgaaataaaaaataaaagtaaaatcAAATGGTTTGAATTACATTTTTCACTGACAACACTTTCTTGAACACCAACATTTTTGGTAATTAACTTGAGAGGATAGCTTAAAGCTCTTTTAACTGTATCCGCCCCAACTTGTAAGTCACATCTAAGTGTTACTTCTCGATCACTTAGAGGACGGTTTCCCATAAAGTACTCCATAAATTTCTCTAGCGTTTTTAAAGGGGGGGAAAATGAAATATACTTtatcaaattatttatataaagtTAACAAAGTTGCAAAGAGCATCGATTTCGACGTGAtcttgaaaatttattttatacaCCCGAGTATTGTCAACTGgtgaaattaataaaaaaaattacattttccTCATCATTCTCCACACTGTGCTTAATGACATCAACCTTTGGAGTTAGCCTTAAAAGAGTAAAGCTACCCCAACAAGACCTTCCTCAATAGCTGCCTGAGAAATGTTTGGATAGATACCTTGGTTAGCCTCCCAATTTTGAAGCAACCATGTTCACAGTTACAACCTTTTTTTTCCAGCAAAATATGCATACCTTTGTTGCATTGAGACTTAAGAGTATCATCTACTCTTACGTTTTTTTCTTCAACTCTGTTTCAGTTTGTATTCCAACCTATATATAAAGTGATTTAAA
This window contains:
- the LOC141673110 gene encoding uncharacterized protein LOC141673110 encodes the protein MKNPVGELLDTGNLVPRDEDHDLSNIEDFRWQSLDHPENNLLPAGMKFGIETFINIDSNDEELEKKIELLTEKGIWFAQHGVYLNSLTASERQRIYDIWSGVKTWNADYDYDDNELDIGFVKQNFRFFIQEYGKHGLELDLNVQHYLELSLYLYNNNCDEIMHILKNLDLFSDKTGSNFALKLVDEGNDKAVDVANYVSTAGFERFWRSASQTCPVPSAVHVRCTKKVGHGDKKLCVVQEIKYTVPYSNLRGNGTENTYYTCFSEPEADHTNTNPDHNVMLLVNAEDRKILNRHTKELGGRAAQARESTSNGSFTISMENLLKFGTKNKRKNKNKA